DNA from Brassica napus cultivar Da-Ae chromosome C4, Da-Ae, whole genome shotgun sequence:
TTCCGCATTACGTCACCTGGTCCAAACAATACGGTATGCCCCAGAATGTTAACACAAATTGTTTTTGGTTGTGTGGTAAACATAGGTTTTGTTACAATGTTGTTCTTAGATAAAAACTGAATTCTCTTTGCGATATCAAAATGACGGAAATATCCTTTAGTAGGTTTGTTCTTGATTAATcgttgatatattttttttgtaatgttcTTGTATATTGTTTTGGTGAACCAGGGAAAAGATTTATAGTGTGGAACGGGACGGATCCTCGGCTTTGCTTAACGGAAACAGAATTGATAAAAGAGTTGCTGATGAAGCATAACGGTGTAAGCGGAAGATCGTGGCTACAGCAACAAGGGACCAAAAGTTTTATTGGTCGTGGTCTCCTTATGGCTAATGGCCAAGATTGGCACCACCAACGCCACCTTGCTGCGCCGGCATTTAACGGGGAAAGGCTCAAGGCACGTAACAAATTAAACCTCATGCAAAAGTAACATAGTGTTAAATGACCAAAACACCCTTGTGATATATGCAGGGCTACGCAAGGCACATGGTTGAGTGTACGACTAGGCTAGTGGAGAGGCTGAGGAAAGAAGTTGGGAAAGGAGGAGGTGAGGTGGAGATAGGGGAGGAGATGCACCAGCTCACGGCGGATATTATATCGAGGACGGAGTTCGGAAGTAGCTTTGAGAAAGGCAAAGAGCTTTTCAACCACCTCACCGTCCTCCAACGCCGTTGCGCTCAAGCCACCCGCCACCTCTGTTTTCCCGGTAGCCGGTGAGTTTTCTTCCTCGACGAGTAATAAAAATGTCTAGATTTTGAAAGTGAACGGCAAACGGTTTATTAATCTATTAGTATTACCAAAAACGTATATACCATTAAAATAAGcaaaatagttatatatatatattttaaataagcaAAATAGTTATATTACAAAATGGTACCATTGTCTTTGAAAATGATTGAAGACATTAtttaagtaaaatatatttaataaacaagcaaaatctttttttttaattatcttatagccatatatatattatcttatagccacatatatatatatgtatgtacacaTATATGGTAAACCTTTTTTGAAGTTGCTGATAAATTTTTTGTCTAGTCCCCCTCATCTACTGTACCATACGGTGCTTATAGATTTCGAAAATTAGTGTGTGTTTTGGTGTGTCATTGCCGGGTTTCAAGCAATATGTTTTTCTCTGTCTAGCACAAGCATCACTCTTTACTCTGTATCATGTTTTCAAATGTATATTGCTTTTTCGTAGACCTTAAGCACAGTTAAACGTTGACTTAACATGAAATATTCGTATCTATCTAGGTTTCTTCCGAGCAAATACAACAGAGAAATAAAGTCTCTGAAAAAGGAAGTGGAACGTTTGTTGATAGAGATCATACAAAGCAGGCGAGACTGCGCTGAGATGGGTCGGAGCAGTACTCACGGCGATGACCTTCTTGGCCTTCTCTTGAACGAAATGGATAGTCACAAGAACAAAAATAACGATAACAATAATCTTCAGTTGATAATGGATGAATGCAAGACGTTCTTCTTTGCTGGTCACGAAACTACCGCACTCCTTCTCACATGGACAATGATGCTCCTTGCCGATAACCCCACGTGGCAGGAAAAGGTTCGTGATGAGATTAGAGAGGTATGTGGCTGCGACGGTCTTCCCTCGGTTGATCAACTATCCAAACTTACCTCGGTACGTACGTTCACCGTTAGACACATGATATACCACTCATAAGTTCTAAAATCCTCTCTTACAAAGTTATAGACTTTTGTTTAGATTTATCGAGTCAACACATGAATTAAGTTATTCCTAGGTTTGAATGGTAGCTAGCATCGAACGTGACATACTAGTGAGCCCCCGGTCtcgattgtttttgtttactaGTCACGAGTTCTAGTTCCTAGTAGCGCCAATAAAAGGAAAAACACTGATTCATAAAACGATTAAATTCCTTaaatttatccaaaaatattatttatatagcgATATTTCCGATTCAGAAATAGAACGTTAAGTTAAATTAGTTTCTAGTGACCACTTATCTATGTTTCAAAACTAATCATTTTCTAACACATTGTTTAATTAGATTTCAAGGACTCGAAGGCcactaactatatatatatatataaagatgataTTTGTTGTTTGCTCCAAATGATAAAGTATAAAACGATATCTTGTTtcaactaattattatatttgaagtAGTATAGAATTACCTTTTTGATGAATGGGTGCGTGTGGGGTATTAACATTCAACACAGTATAGGCAATGCCACTAACTTCGTAGTGCATCTTCCATAACTAAGCTTATAACATAGGCATCAAGTCGACACAAATAACCCTATTGACTATCTTTTAATTTCGTCTTCATGCTTATTATCTTCAATACTAAACTAAAACTCAAACAATAGAATGTCTAGGTTTGTTGATTCTGATGGTATATTTATTTTGGAATCATCGGTTACATGTTTATACTAAGTACTTAATTAAGATCGTACTTCTTAGAAGTAGTTATAATAACTagatatgattaacattaattAAAGCTAGATTTGAAATTCGTTAAGATAGAGAGACTGGTACACATTTTTTTCAGGAATAAATAAATGGTTAAATGATACATTTCAGTAGTTTAATCATTAGCACTAAGACATGCTTtgcataaaatattatacaacaAATCTATCTAAAACATGTATTAACTAATGATTAGATTTTGACAGCTTCATTGATactcttcttttctttccaaAGGAAAAGTCAATTCTCAAACTAAAAGATGTTTGAGAAAGAGTCAAGAAGCACTTCGCATGATCGCAAGATATgattcttatataaattaatagaatatACTGCTaatattttgtctttttcttctcttttaacAGTTAAACAAAGTGATAAACGAGTCATTAAGACTTTACCCTCCAGCTACTCTTCTACCAAGGATGGCATTTGAAGATATAAAACTAGGTGATCTAATAATTCCCAAAGGTTTATCAATATGGATACCCGTCCTCGCAATCCATCACAGCGAAGAATTATGGGGTAAAGACGCAAATGAATTCAACCCTGAACGCTTTGGAGGCAAACCATTTGCGCCTGGCCGCCACTTCATCCCATTTGCAGCTGGTCCTCGAAACTGCATCGGACAATCATTTGCGATGATGGAAGCAAAAATAATATTAGCAACGCTAATTTCAAAGTTTAACTTCGCAATATCAAAGAACTATAGACATGCGCCAATAGTTGTGCTTACTATAAAACCTAAGTATGGAGTTCAAGTGATATTGAAGCCATTTGACTCATGAAGCTTTAAGATTAAAAGAGTCATTTGAAATGCTTTGATCATACACTTGGGAAAATATTTTGGGGGTTGTTAACTTTTGAGTAACATGAgggattttgatttgaataaataTCGTACGAGTATGAGAGAAAACTATGTTAAagctttagcaaaaaaaaaattatgttaatcTTTTcctcaaatttatttttttattttgtgtttatccgTTTTACAAGCGACATTGCTCAAAAGTGGACAAAAATTACCTACAAACtgcatatttgttttttatttttctcatgtGTTCAGAATATAACATTTGTCTCTCAGAGCTCTCAAAAGAAATTATTTAGCAaacatttaaaaatgatttactGTAGAAATTAATAGGGATAGCATTCCAGCATTAAAAAAATTCGGTAAGCCAGACATATAGCAGACTAAGGTCGAAAAGGAGATTTGGAACTGATATATGTTAGAATATTACCGGTAAGTGGTAACGAACGCTTctatattttgatgtttttgtttattcagTAAAGACTAATTATACAAATCTTAGTAATAAATTATACACAGAAAGAGACACAAAAGGCTGCGACGGTTGTCTTTGTGTAAGGTCATATTATGTTCTTTCAGACTGCAGATTGTATCGATAACTTTTTGGCATATGGCCAAAAGCAATCGTCCATCGATCACCTTTATTTGCTTTAAAAGTGAAGTTTGAATTGAATATTAATAAAAGTCATTATGTTATATTGAGATGGGTTTAATCTAGATAAGccttaaaataataaacaaacataaacaacaaatataataaacaaagaaacaaaaagaatgaTTAGGACAACGCGGCTTTATAGTCTAGCGGTTAggaaattttagtttaaataaaacaaaagacaaaagaaTGATTAGGGATGGGGGAAAGAGAGttcatcttttattttgttggttAAGTTTGGTGGCGGCCATTGCACTTACAATGACTAAGGTTGATTCTTGCTTCTTTATCTTagttttttattgatataatgtggtagaagtaacccttgaaaatgattcaaaataacaaacaaattgCAACTTGTAGGTATATTTGTGCGTTATGGGTTATTTAGATTGATagtcaaatttttatatattaaaacataaatcacaactttgattatgtgatttttttttaaaatggatatattcttagaaagtcatgtttcatttaatctttaatcttatcatttaaattttgggtctaccataaatttttaatgggctctcaataattgaatttaaacaataaatgatccattggatttataaataatataaattaaatagatataatttaatgttgtaatactatacctccacatgttaataatttaaatatttgtcgatgtttacttttaaaattataaagattttttttaaataacaaaaatcatattatctaacaatgattaatctttactaccttaaaccaatgaaaacgaattttaaactatatagtttattttaaaaattaaacaaaaagtaaatgtttaattagttactcgataatataaatctatgaagcgaaaagtttaattttttaaaaactttctaaatttgtaaaatgttacaatatttttgaatatgacaataaaaaaatattttactaatctttatatatatagttacgattttaataataaaataataatccgaaaatatatatatagaaaaagatacaaatacatgtgaaagtttgaaacaatctattcagtgaaaaaaatataccgtaaacttattatgttttaaaaattgatagacacatatatattataatatataccagtttagaattgaaaacaaaatgtttatataaaaataaatgaaaacaaaaatccgtgcggttgcgcggatcgagatctagtttggTTTATAATTGAATAACTTATTTggtgaaatttaaaataaacaattttccTGTAAAAGCTCCTTTCggttaattataataaaaagaacCTTATTTAACCAAATCAGATGACTCGTACATGATTTTACATCAGAGTTCGatttaagaaaatatgattTCTGCAAATTAGTAGAAGCAAGGTTTTTAAAAGAACAACAACACAATTAGGAAATTGGCTGATAGCAACAGCAAGGGAGTCAAAAGAAACTTTGAGATCACATTGATCAATTTctaaagagttattcttgggttcacctctAGGGTGAAccttcaccaaccaatagaaaattgtcattttaaatctagtatcttttaattaagaaaaccaaataacttggcaaattatattattttttcaaaataaaatttaaaaataaataaaaataatatataaaaaacgaattcaaataagaaaaaatgttgtcaacaaaacactaaaccctaaactataatactaaactcaaatcctaaaccctaaatctttgggtaaactctaaatctttgggtaaacccctaaacccttggaaaagcactaaacatgttgtcaacaaaatactaaatcctaaactctaatcctaaaccctaaacccttggaaaaaccttaaacccttgggtaaaccctaaacccttgggtaaatcctaaacccttaggtaaaccctaaacccttggaaaaacactaaacatttggataaattctaaattataaatcttaaacactaaactctaaattttaaaaataaatattttttttttaaataattttttttagaactattgttatttttatttatttaattttttattttttattttaaaagcataatataatttggcaagttattttgtttccttaattaaaagatactagatctaaaatgacaattttctattggtAGGTGAACCTAAAGGTGCACCCTAggagtgaacccaagaaaaagtcATTTCTAAACTACGATTAGGATCCACGGATTGATTGACGGACATTATCTTgattcttatactttctattaatttttaattaataaaatattattttataactaaGTTAATTATTTTTGCTAGCTGTTCAACGAATCGTATATTTTTTCAGACTATTTTGGTGTTCGAGAAAGAGGTGAATCAAATCCATATGCATGATTCAATTCAGACGACACCATGGGGGGAGGGGGAGGAGGAATGGAACATGAGTCCCAGGGGCGGACGTACGTTGATGGGTATGGGCCCCCGActgattatataatttttgtgttTAACGTTCGTGCTCTTTGGTCAAACATCTCAGTTGTTTAAGTGTGCTCCGTTTCTAGCTTTTGTGTGAAAGGTTTGATTTTCCTCGCCAGAAacttttaatataacattttgttTCCTGCCATATTAGTTGCTCGCGGTCCCATCAAATGAAACGTAATATATTATCTCTGTGTGTTTAATTTGTTTTGCATGATTTTTTCGCTTCTTGCTCTTTGAAACTATTTCATActtttattcaattatttttatactagAGTCGATAgagaataaatttttaaaacaacctAAGTATTTTTTCATGAACAAAAAGATgattcacaaaaataaaaaataattatactttaaaataaatatttaattactattTGGCTAATATataatactccatccgtttcacaaagatatattttctagtgtttttacacatattaaaaaaacacattaaatcactGTATTAAATGtatcgttttctgtaattttcaagtttcaataacttttaaccaataataattcaataacgtcaattaattttattgaagtttacaattttttttgtagaaaacataaaacttctatttttatgaaacaatttttttttctaaaacatctatTTTAATGAAACAgaaataatattatctaaaacattaatattaaattacataacatatttataatattgtacCCCCAATTAAAAGAAGGGGTTCTTcaaaaaatgactcaaaatttcaagccaaacacaaaaataatctatgtttttttgaaactttgttttgtcatattcaccctagaagttctagttattcacgaaaatgccattatttttttttttgaaaataacgCTTTTACTttatcatcctcatcttcaccaaATATTTACAACTTTGCCATTGACATCAATACCTCAACCACCATGAACTACCAAATTGAGAGTGTTAATGCcctaaagtttcgattttttctCATCATTTCTCATTTCCTATCCACACAAAccacatatcttacactttctctcaaaatttatcaaaaaaactgaagattttgattacaaattatGTGAGGTTCATAAGCTCACGATTCTTGGTGATTAACGAGTAGGTAGCTGTTGTGGTTAAGTTCTGGGTGATTGGAGAAACCACGCAAGTCATCTCACGAGTTCAAGGAATGAAATCGCgaactacattttatttttcagatctgttcgaTGAAGAAGGCTTCTTTAGAGTCTTCTTCATCgagaagacttctatagaagtcttctggtcaatgcatatgttagttttgcaattgacatTTTGTGTGCTTTTAATAGAAGACTTCCgtagaagtcttctaactttcttttgtaaacaaaaaatttcgaaattcccagagaagacttctttagaatAAACAggttacttttaaatttgaccgaagttggtcagaaatttgactttttgtagTCTTCCTGGAGAAAACTTCtacagaagtcttctgaaagtcttccctAAGTCTTCTCAATGCCGGAAGATGTCTgtgtgggttacttttgcaattaaaaaataatagtaaaacatttaatatcaatgagaagacttctaaaaTAACAGTCATTTGACTATGTATGCGGGACTgaccgttggtggctttgaatcccatCCGCTCTGCggcctttttatatatataacaaatgttCTTTTAGCATTCTATgagttttagtttatacttctgccaagtgtTGAGGGAAAGACacgagtagtcacttcgtatcttaactcttaATTTGTCGTTCCGTTCATTTGCTCTTTTGAGGGTATTCGAAAACGTTTCGGAGTTTTACGAAGTTTCGTGAGCGTTTTAGATGTGGACGATGAGACatgttttaagatctcgtatcagtttcaatatcatgtcttgagatgttaattaaccagtaggactgggtttagggcaagacctaggtttactttcggctctAAGGCTATGCGACGACTAATCAGCTTTCATTTTGCCCGTTGGCGATTTCTACATGATTCTTTCCGATTAAAGTCTGCGACTGGgcgccggcttatatgacttgtgtgGGAAGAATCGAGCACTTTCCAGAGAACATCTTgtgtgctgaccaaaatttcagattttcttgtatagcgcgctatggtatccttgccggatgtaagagaacctttagtttttataaaagGTTTGACTAGTTCTTTTTTAGAGAACGTGTTGGACTTGTCCGTCGGGGCCAGTCGACGggcattttatattttagagtcACAGATGGACTGTGTATTTGGATAATATCTTTCGAGAAATAtttgcgacgtctcgctttTTCGAAGATATGTCTTTTGCTGTGAGATGGCTACGATCCTCGTTTTTATAGAAGATGCATTTTTCCGGTCTTGCTTGACCATGAGTATGTGTGAATTATGTAGGAATTAGTTTTCGTCCAAGGACTGCTTGGACGGTATGCCCTTATCTTGAGCGTTTCTTAGGCCAACCTTAGATTACTGTGACTTATTGCTTGTGAATCGTGAGATTGGAAGAAGTTAGAATTTAttgaaaaagtttcaaaaatatcgagtacattcatggatatttcggattttgtgggagtatacgagtatacgagtatacgtacccacccCCCTTCTTTAacgagggggatagctgaacttgtcgatatgacaagctgcctacgtacctctttcgaggatcaaacCATCTCGTAATTCTGCTTGTTGTTGTGGGTGTTCCTACTCGCTAGATGGGATCGTTCCGGTTACTTCAACCGTTGGGGCTTCAGTTGGATCGACGATCGTTTCAGGAGTTTGGATTCTACTGGCAAGGCGATGGACTTGGGGACTATGTCGCTATCTGGAGTCATTGCCTGGTCGGGTGATTCTGGATCACTTTTTATGGGGCCTCGGAAGCGTTTTGTGCTTTCTTAGCCCGCTTCGGGTTGACCGCTGGGGTGTTCCGAGTTTGTTGCAGGTTATGCTCGGCCAAGAAGCAGAGCCTAGACTGTTTCTTGCATCCCCAGATTACCGCTGTTCCGTTTGGAGTTAGGAACTTGATGCCAAGGTGGTAAGTCGACGGTACCGCTTTCATGGCATTGATCCAAGGAGTTCCCATGATGACATTGTAGATGGCCGGGTTATCGACTACCGCAAAGTCAACGATTTTCGTCACCTCTTTATCCATCACTAGGAGTTTGATTTATCCGAGGGTCATTGACGTTGCACCTGAGAAACCGGTAAGAGGTTTTGGTTATGGGACGACTTCTTCGAGTTCAATGTTCATCCTCCGGAGGATATCGCGGAAGATGACGTTGactgtgcttcccgtgtcgataaGGATCCTTCCCACTTCCAGGTCTCGGATTACCAGATCGATAACCAATGGGTTGCAGTGAGGTTTGTCGATTCTGATAGTTTCCCGCTCTTCGTAGACGACCGTATCTTTAGGGACGTTGTCGGTTGGGGACCGAGCCAAGCAGCTTGAACTTGTCTCAGCCTTCCGTCCATAAGCTTTGATCGACGATATCGAATCGCGATAGAATTGCGATCCCCCGATGATCATGCTCAGCCTTCCGTTTTTCTCGGATGGACGTCGGCACCTCCGTTCGAGTGATCGGACTGGttgcttatgtccagatcaatCCGCTCGATATCGCCTCCTTCGTTGCTCCCGGCGGGAGATGGAAGGTTCTCCGCGGTCGGTTGCGCGCCTGGCGGGACTGTTTCGTCAGGGTTCTGACCTGAAGAATCCTTGTCTGCCCGTGTGGCCCGATCGCTCGGAGTCTCGAAATCGAGTCTTCCGCCGCTGCGGTATCTTGTGGCCCTGCGCGGGTTTTTACTCTTGGCCTGcgccgttaaggtttccaccTATTTTTCGAGAGAGGCCACGAGCTTTCCTTGTTCGTCCGACTTTTTCTGAGCGGAGGGGAACATTTCTTTCATCTGGTCCAGTATCACGGCGTTCGTAGTGACCGTGGATACGTTTCCAGCTAGAGTTCTGAAAGCGTTGGCATTGACGGAAGTCCCGTCGTGCGTTTGCTTGTCTTTGTCAGCGTTAGTCGTCATACCTGAGTGAGCGTGCGCGGTTGCGTGAGAGATAGATCCGTACCCCCCGcattctagcgccaaactgtggaaaccggaattcacaccgtcgaaatttgttaatcggaggaaaccCAAGCTAACCTAGCCATCCCTGAAGGTCcaggttatctgctgggccacgcacaacacaatcaatatgaaagagtataaagtaataaatcgtaaaagagcgaaaagatAACAAATAGGTCTTATTTCtaaattcgcgtttgagcgtgaacaacaggtaagatcctaggccacgagagctgtcggtacgttcgctagtctagccacctaagttctaacctagtcgagtcgcagctcgataataAAAAACggaaaatgcctaaattgctctaagtattaagtttgctctgagaaagctccctcttgctcctcgccttaagccctccttatatactctctttagatcggtttgcaccTTTTCCTGGGCCGGATTCGTCGCGAGATGGacttttccatttttcgtcacccttcatgattatcttcggaaacttgacatttatcttttcccgCGAATAAAAAATAGACCTTCATATCAGGTTTGGGCTCAATCCCGttataaaatcgtaagtgggccgtTTATCCGCGGTTCAGGCCGCTTTTGGGCCGTTTTTGGACTTAgacatttttacgatttttcctaagaaACAACCGTTGGTTTTTCTGAAAGGATTCCAATTCCCCGTATAGTTAAGGCAACTGGTGTTCAAGCTAACCATAGCCGTTTTATACGGCAGGCAGGAATCTGTTTCGACGACCaagttttttataacttttcccGAAGTCTTTCTTTGATAATCCTAAGCGAGACGAGACATTGGTATTGCGTCCAAGGGCCCGAGGATTGTGTTACGGGAACTTAGACGAGGATGCACGGTTTCGGAACAGGAGGtcggtcctcgcccatgggcgaggtgacctcagCGCGgatcgtcctcgcccatgggcgaggtgaccgcggtgcgggtcgtcctcgcccatggatgaggtgacctcggtgcgggtcgtgCTGAGAAGGTCCTCGCCCTAGGGCGAGGTTGTCGGTCCGTGCTTACGATTGAGACCTCATCCAGACTGATCCTCTTCTCGACGTTCCTCGGTTCGCATCCGCGAAAAACTGTCTTTTACTTGATTAACCGTTTTCCGGGAATGTCTAATTttcaaggatcgatcgagagttGGTTTTTCGGGAACTTTCATTGATTCCGCCGTGAccggttttgaccccaacaaagacttctttttaagtcttctgtgagtcttccagacccaaaaatcaattaactatgcaaaaaatattttcttaaacttaaaaaaaaaacttagaaagtgtttaaatcaagttattaaatagttactaaacatatgtgggtcaatttgaaaaagaaaaaaaatgaaggtaagATTTCAGAATTTAATCCTTaagatacatacaatactatagcatatgttaccaaaccgtaaaccaatgactcatgagccaatatacattcactcatctatgttgaaaataattcaatttcagatgaactaaatttacatcattgagaaatgtttat
Protein-coding regions in this window:
- the LOC125585523 gene encoding cytokinin hydroxylase-like; its protein translation is MVSGQTRSIIINTSSSFYFSVILRSFSLRISEEIKIKRKPKMLLTLLKSLLVIFMTSILRVLYDTISCYWLTPRRIKKIMAGQGVTGPKPRPLTGNILEISAMVSQSVSKDCDSVHHDIVGRLLPHYVTWSKQYGKRFIVWNGTDPRLCLTETELIKELLMKHNGVSGRSWLQQQGTKSFIGRGLLMANGQDWHHQRHLAAPAFNGERLKGYARHMVECTTRLVERLRKEVGKGGGEVEIGEEMHQLTADIISRTEFGSSFEKGKELFNHLTVLQRRCAQATRHLCFPGSRFLPSKYNREIKSLKKEVERLLIEIIQSRRDCAEMGRSSTHGDDLLGLLLNEMDSHKNKNNDNNNLQLIMDECKTFFFAGHETTALLLTWTMMLLADNPTWQEKVRDEIREVCGCDGLPSVDQLSKLTSLNKVINESLRLYPPATLLPRMAFEDIKLGDLIIPKGLSIWIPVLAIHHSEELWGKDANEFNPERFGGKPFAPGRHFIPFAAGPRNCIGQSFAMMEAKIILATLISKFNFAISKNYRHAPIVVLTIKPKYGVQVILKPFDS